From a single Loxodonta africana isolate mLoxAfr1 chromosome 9, mLoxAfr1.hap2, whole genome shotgun sequence genomic region:
- the PTCH1 gene encoding protein patched homolog 1 codes for MASAGNAAEPQDRGGGSGCSGAVGRPAGGGGGRRRRTAGLRRPAAPDLDYLHRPSYCDAAFALEQISKGKATGRKAPLWLRAKFQRLLFKLGCYIQKNCGKFLVVGLLIFGAFAVGLKAANLETNVEELWVEVGGRVSRELNYTRQKIGEEAMFNPQLMIQTPKEEGANVLTTEALRQHLDSALQASRVHVYMYNRQWKLEHLCYKSGELITETGYMDQIIEYLYPCLIITPLDCFWEGAKLQSGTAYLLGKPPLRWTNFDPLEFLEELKKINYQVDSWEEMLNKAEVGHGYMDRPCLNPADPDCPVTAPNKNATKPLDVALVLNGGCHGLSRKYMHWQEELIVGGTVKNSTGKLVSAHALQTMFQLMTPKQMYEHFKGYEYVSHINWNEDKAAAILEAWQRTYVEVVHQSVSHNSTQKVLSFTTTTLDDILKSFSDVSVIRVASGYLLMLAYACLTMLRWDCSKSQGAVGLAGVLLVALSVAAGLGLCSLIGISFNAATTQVLPFLALGVGVDDVFLLAHAFSETGQNKRIPFEVIEKQKKRDLGTAKAPSCSLTLSTMVSPPQDRTGECLKRTGASVALTSISNVTAFFMAALIPIPALRAFSLQAAVVVVFNFAMVLLIFPAILSMDLYRREDRRLDIFCCFTSPCVSRVIQVEPQAYLETHDNTRYSPPPPYSSHSFAHETHITMQSTVQLRTEYDPHTHVYYTTAEPRSEISVQPVTVTQDTLSCQSPESTSSTRDLLSQFSDSSLHCLEPPCTKWTLSSFAEKHYAPFLLRPKAKVVVIFLFLGLLGVSLYGTTRVRDGLDLTDIVPRETREYDFIAAQFKYFSFYNMYIVTQKADYPNIQHLLYDLHKSFSNVKYVMLEENKQLPKMWLHYFRDWLQGLQDAFDSDWETGKIMPNNYKNGSDDGVLAYKLLVQTGSRDKPIDISQLTKQRLVDADGIINPSAFYIYLTAWVSNDPVAYAASQANIRPHRPEWVHDKADYMPETRLRIPAAEPIEYAQFPFYLNGLRDTSDFVEAIEKVRTICNNYTSLGVASYPNGYPFLFWEQYIGLRHWLLLSISVVLACTFLVCAVFLLNPWTAGIIVMVLALMTVELFGMMGLIGIKLSAVPVVILIASVGIGVEFTVHVALAFLTAIGDKNRRAVLALEHMFAPVLDGAVSTLLGVLMLAGSEFDFIVRYFFAVLAILTILGVLNGLVLLPVLLSFFGPYPEVSPASGLNRLPTPSPEPPPSVVRFAVPPSHTNNGSDSSDSEYSSQTTVSGISEELRHYEAQQGCGSPAHQVIVEATENPVFARSTVVHPDSRHHPPSNPRQQSHLDSGTLPPGRPGQQSRRDAPREGLRPPPYRPRRDAFEIPTEGHSGPSNRDRMGARGARSHKPRNPAFTAMGSSVPGYCQPITTVTASASVTVAVHPQPGPGPGHSRNPRGGLCPGYEDYPETDHGLFEDPHVPFNVRCERRDSKVEVIELQDVECEERPRGTSSN; via the exons TTGGTGGACGAGTAAGTCGTGAATTAAATTATACTCGTCAGAAGATTGGAGAAGAGGCCATGTTTAATCCTCAACTCATGATACAGACCCCGAAAGAAGAAGGTGCTAATGTCTTGACCACAGAAGCCCTCCGACAACACCTGGACTCAGCCCTCCAGGCCAGCCGAGTCCATGTATATATGTACAACAG acAGTGGAAATTGGAACATTTGTGCTATAAATCAGGAGAGCTTATCACAGAAACAGGTTACATGGATCag ATAATAGAGTATCTTTACCCTTGTTTAATTATTACACCTTTGGACTGCTTCTGGGAAGGGGCAAAATTACAATCCGGGACAGCTTATCTCCT AGGTAAGCCTCCTTTGCGGTGGACCAACTTTGACCCTTTGGAATTCCTAGAAGAGTTAAAGAAAATAAACTACCAAGTGGACAGCTGGGAGGAAATGCTGAATAAGGCTGAAGTTGGTCATGGTTACATGGACCGCCCCTGCCTCAATCCGGCTGATCCAGACTGCCCTGTCACCGCCCCCAACAAAAATGCAACCAAA CCTCTTGATGTGGCTCTTGTTTTGAACGGTGGATGTCATGGCTTATCCAGAAAGTATATGCACTGGCAAGAGGAGTTGATTGTGGGTGGTACAGTCAAGAACAGCACTGGAAAACTGGTCAG CGCCCACGCCTTGCAGACTATGTTTCAGTTAATGACCCCCAAGCAAATGTATGAACACTTCAAGGGCTATGAGTATGTCTCACACATCAACTGGAATGAGGACAAAGCAGCAGCCATCCTGGAAGCCTGGCAGAGGACCTACGTGGAG GTGGTTCATCAAAGCGTCTCTCACAACTCTACTCAGAAGGTGCTTTCCTTTACTACGACGACCCTGGATGACATCCTAAAATCCTTCTCTGATGTCAGCGTCATCCGAGTGGCCAGTGGCTACTTACTGATG CTTGCCTATGCCTGTTTAACCATGCTGCGCTGGGACTGCTCCAAGTCCCAGGGTGCCGTGGGGCTGGCTGGCGTCCTGTTGGTTGCACTGTCAGTGGCTGCAGGATTGGGCCTGTGCTCATTGATCGGGATTTCCTTTAACGCTGCAACAACTCAG GTTTTGCCATTTCTTGCTCTGGGTGTTGGCGTGGATGACGTTTTCCTCCTGGCTCATGCGTTTAGTGAAACAGGACAGAATAAAAGAATCCCTTTTGAggtaatagaaaaacaaaagaagagagatTTGGGGACTGCCAAAGCTCCCTCTTGTTCTCTGA CTCTAAGCACTATGGTTTCCCCTCCTCAGGACAGGACCGGGGAGTGCCTCAAGCGCACAGGAGCCAGTGTGGCCCTCACGTCCATCAGCAACGTCACGGCTTTCTTTATGGCTGCCTTGATCCCAATTCCGGCTCTGCGGGCATTTTCCCTCCAG gCGGCTGTAGTTGTAGTGTTCAATTTTGCCATGGTTCTGCTTATTTTTCCTGCAATTCTCAGCATGGATCTATATCGGCGTGAGGACAGGAGACTGGATATTTTTTGCTGTTTCACAAG CCCCTGTGTCAGCAGAGTGATTCAGGTGGAGCCTCAGGCTTACCTAGAGACCCATGATAACACCCGCTACAGCCCCCCGCCACCATACAGCAGCCATAGCTTTGCCCACGAGACACACATCACCATGCAGTCCACAGTCCAGCTGCGCACAGAGTACGACCCCCACACGCACGTGTACTATACCACTGCAGAGCCACGCTCCGAGATCTCCGTGCAGCCTGTCACCGTGACCCAGGACACCCTCAGCTGCCAGAGCCCCGAGAGCACCAGCTCTACAAGGGACCTGCTGTCCCAGTTCTCTGACTCCAGCCTCCACTGCCTCGAGCCTCCCTGTACCAAGTGGACActttcctcttttgctgagaagCACTATGCTCCTTTCCTCTTGAGACCCAAAGCCAAG GTTGTGGTGATCTTCCTTTTCTTAGGCTTGCTAGGGGTCAGCCTTTATGGGACCACCCGAGTGAGAGATGGGCTGGACCTTACAGACATTGTACCCCGAGAAACCAGAGAATATGACTTTATTGCTGCACAGTTCAAATACTTCTCTTTCTACAACATGTATATAGTCACCCAGAAAGCAGACTACCCGAACATCCAGCACTTACTTTATGACTTGCACAAGAGTTTCAGTAATGTGAAGTATgtcatgttggaagaaaataaacaGCTGCCCAAGATGTGGCTGCACTACTTCAGAGATTGGCTCCAAG GACTTCAGGATGCATTTGACAGTGACTGGGAGACTGGGAAAATCATGCCCAACAATTACAAAAATGGATCAGATGATGGAGTCCTTGCCTACAAACTCCTGGTGCAAACCGGCAGCCGCGATAAACCCATCGACATCAGTCAG TTGACTAAACAGCGTCTGGTGGATGCAGATGGCATCATTAATCCAAGTGCTTTCTACATCTACCTGACTGCATGGGTCAGCAACGACCCCGTCGCTTACGCCGCCTCCCAGGCCAACATCCGGCCCCATCGGCCTGAATGGGTCCACGACAAAGCTGACTACATGCCAGAAACCAGGCTGCGAA TCCCGGCAGCAGAACCCATTGAATACGCTCAGTTCCCTTTCTACCTCAACGGCTTGCGTGACACCTCGGACTTTGTGGAAGCGATTGAAAAAGTACGAACAATCTGCAACAACTACACAAGCCTGGGGGTCGCCAGCTACCCCAACGGCTACCCCTTCCTCTTCTGGGAGCAGTACATCGGGCTTCGCCACTGGCTCCTGCTGTCCATCAGCGTGGTGTTGGCCTGCACATTTCTGGTGTGCGCCGTCTTCCTCCTGAACCCCTGGACTGCCGGGATCATT GTGATGGTCCTGGCTTTGATGACAGTGGAGCTCTTTGGCATGATGGGCCTCATTGGAATCAAGCTGAGTGCTGTGCCCGTGGTCATCTTGATTGCGTCCGTCGGCATAGGAGTGGAATTCACTGTCCATGTTGCTTTG GCCTTTCTCACAGCCATTGGTGATAAGAACCGCAGGGCAGTGCTCGCCCTGGAGCACATGTTTGCACCCGTTCTGGATGGTGCTGTGTCCACTCTCCTTGGGGTCCTGATGCTTGCAGGGTCTGAATTTGATTTCATTGTCAG GTATTTCTTTGCGGTTCTGGCCATCTTAACAATCCTGGGTGTTCTGAACGGATTGGTTTTGCTCCCAGTCCTTTTGTCCTTCTTTGGGCCATATCCTGAG GTGTCTCCAGCCAGCGGACTGAACCGGCTACCTACTCCGTCCCCTGAGCCGCCCCCCAGCGTTGTCAGGTTTGCTGTGCCCCCCAGTCACACGAACAACGGGTCCGATTCCTCTGACTCGGAGTACAGTTCTCAGACGACGGTGTCCGGCATCAGCGAGGAGCTGCGGCACTACGAGGCCCAGCAGGGCTGCGGCAGCCCTGCCCACCAGGTGATTGTGGAAGCCACAGAAAACCCCGTCTTCGCCCGCTCCACT GTGGTCCATCCCGATTCCAGACACCACCCACCCTCCAACCCTCGCCAGCAGTCCCACCTGGACTCGGGGACCCTGCCACCAGGACGGCCAGGCCAGCAGTCCCGCAGGGACGCCCCCAGAGAAGGGCTGCGGCCGCCCCCCTACAGACCGCGCAGGGACGCTTTTGAAATTCCTACTGAAGGGCATTCTGGTCCTAGCAATAGGGACCGCATGGGCGCCCGAGGAGCCCGTTCTCACAAGCCTCGGAACCCAGCATTCACTGCCATGGGCAGCTCCGTGCCCGGATACTGCCAACCCATCACCACTGTGACTGCTTCTGCCTCCGTGACAGTTGCTGTGCACCCCCAACCTGGACCAGGGCCTGGGCACAGCCGGAACCCCCGGGGGGGGCTCTGCCCGGGCTATGAGGACTACCCCGAAACTGACCACGGGCTGTTTGAGGACCCCCATGTGCCTTTTAATGTCCGGTGTGAGAGAAGGGATTCGAAAGTGGAAGTCATAGAGCTGCAAGATGTGGAATGTGAGGAGAGGCCCCGGGGAACCAGCTCCAACTGA